The following proteins come from a genomic window of Lolium rigidum isolate FL_2022 chromosome 5, APGP_CSIRO_Lrig_0.1, whole genome shotgun sequence:
- the LOC124653213 gene encoding uncharacterized protein LOC124653213 has protein sequence MSLRRLLSAAVSGNLRRSLSTATSSHPPWAIIDYTSSVDQSSSAPTPCFRPLEPPAVSTISASAHLLNPRERPAPGSNVVQLLGGEVRAASGDGHLLLSYCDLRAEAPCTSWDLCKDVETQRFVCNPLSGQMLRLPDIGGSRRTLPESLHSHMGILTQAGGGRRHGRGPPDRFAVADLVSQGGTLLRFLSDEGKWNRVVMGIRRRSMPPRNMSLNQETVAFGGRLWWVDLTLGVISVDPFRDTPEIFCTLLPSRSVLPARAPTETGDFSKDEETAKYMREVAKYRRVGVSEGRLRYAELTPGGPFLLSSFALDDEGRAWTLEQQVELRKVLADGGYPVQHNSAAPQIAVLDPLNACAVHLKVGEHVVVVDIHKGNVIRASRLQDDYFSLVPCVLPPWLGTSRIPTTGKKDDMEAQDDLVICL, from the exons ATGTCGCTCCGGCGACTCCTCTCCGCCGCCGTCTCCGGCAACCTCCGACGCTccctctccaccgccacctcctcgcACCCACCATGGGCCATCATTGACTACACGTCCAGCGTCGACCAATCATCGTCGGCGCCGACCCCGTGCTTCCGCCCCCTCGAGCCTCCGGCCGTCTCAACCATCTCCGCCTCGGCGCACCTCCTCAACCCCAGGGAACGCCCCGCCCCTGGCAGCAACGTCGTGCAACTCCTTGGCGGCGAGGTTCGTGCCGCAAGCGGCGACGGCCACCTCCTCCTCAGCTACTGCGATCTCCGAGCGGAGGCGCCCTGCACCTCCTGGGATCTATGCAAGGACGTGGAAACCCAGCGCTTCGTCTGCAACCCTCTCAGCGGCCAGATGCTCCGGCTCCCGGACATCGGTGGCTCCAGGAGGACCCTTCCGGAGAGTCTGCACAGCCACATGGGCATCCTCACCCAGGCCGGTGGCGGGCGCCGGCAcgggcgcgggccgcctgacaggttcGCCGTAGCCGACCTCGTCAGCCAAGGCGGCACCCTTCTGCGGTTTCTCTCGGATGAAGGGAAGTGGAACAGGGTGGTGATGGGCATACGGCGCAGATCAATGCCGCCGCGCAATATGTCGCTAAACCAAGAGACGGTTGCCTTCGGCGGCCGGCTGTGGTGGGTCGACCTGACCTTGGGCGTCATCTCCGTCGACCCGTTCCGCGACACGCCGGAGATCTTCTGCACCCTGCTGCCCAGCCGCAGCGTGCTGCCTGCACGCGCACCCACGGAGACTGGAGATTTCAGCAAGGACGAGGAAACTGCCAAGTACATGAGGGAGGTGGCCAAGTACCGGCGCGTTGGGGTCAGCGAGGGGAGGCTGAGGTACGCCGAGCTCACTCCGGGCGGGCCATTTCTGCTCAGCTCGTTTGCGCTCGACGACGAGGGCCGCGCCTGGACGCTGGAGCAGCAGGTGGAGCTCAGAAAGGTCTTGGCGGATGGAGGCTATCCCGTGCAGCACAACTCGGCGGCGCCACAGATCGCCGTCCTCGACCCTCTTAACGCCTGCGCCGTGCATCTCAAGGTCGGCGAgcacgtcgtcgtcgtggacatCCACAAGGGGAATGTGATCAGGGCATCTCGGCTGCAAGATGACTACTTTTCACTTGTACCATGCGTGCTTCCGCCGTGGCTTGgaacaagccggatccctacaacAG GCAAGAAGGATGACATGGAAGCGCAAGATGATCTGGTTATTTGCCTCTAG